In Streptomyces ambofaciens ATCC 23877, a single genomic region encodes these proteins:
- a CDS encoding ZIP family metal transporter, with amino-acid sequence MAVFVALGAFLMTLAGGWTAQRVTDRRHLVLGLAGGLMLGVVGLDLLPEALEAAGDEVFGVPAALLLFVAGFLFAHLVERLLAARRAAHGADEHGHRSPQVGLTAAAAMVGHSAMDGVAIGAAFQVGGGMGAAVAMAVIAHDFADGFNTYTLTSLYGNARRRAVAMLFADACAPVLGAASTLLFTIPEQALGAYLGLFGGVLLYLAAAEILPEAHHEHPARSTLLCTVAGAAFIWLVVGVAE; translated from the coding sequence ATGGCGGTCTTCGTCGCGCTGGGCGCGTTCCTGATGACCCTGGCCGGTGGCTGGACGGCACAGCGCGTGACCGACCGGCGTCACCTGGTCCTGGGGCTGGCCGGTGGCCTGATGCTGGGCGTGGTCGGCCTCGACCTGCTGCCCGAAGCCCTGGAGGCGGCGGGCGACGAGGTGTTCGGCGTGCCGGCGGCGCTGCTGCTCTTCGTCGCCGGGTTCCTGTTCGCACATCTGGTGGAGCGCCTGCTGGCGGCCCGCCGCGCGGCGCACGGCGCCGACGAGCACGGGCACCGTTCGCCCCAGGTGGGCCTGACGGCCGCCGCCGCGATGGTCGGGCACAGCGCGATGGACGGCGTGGCGATCGGCGCGGCCTTCCAGGTCGGCGGCGGCATGGGTGCGGCGGTCGCGATGGCCGTGATCGCCCACGACTTCGCGGACGGCTTCAACACCTACACGCTGACCAGCCTGTACGGGAACGCCCGCCGCCGGGCCGTGGCCATGCTGTTCGCCGACGCCTGCGCCCCCGTGCTCGGCGCGGCCTCGACCCTGCTGTTCACCATCCCGGAGCAGGCCCTGGGCGCCTACCTCGGCCTCTTCGGCGGCGTACTGCTCTACCTCGCCGCGGCCGAGATCCTCCCCGAGGCCCATCACGAGCACCCCGCCCGCTCGACCCTGCTGTGCACGGTCGCGGGCGCGGCGTTCATCTGGCTGGTGGTGGGCGTCGCCGAATGA
- the cobI gene encoding precorrin-2 C(20)-methyltransferase: MSSRLVGVGVGPGDPELVTVKGVNALRAADVVVVPVMDTGERGRAEATVLHYAPAEKVVRVVFALNERTDRARREAAWDAAGQRVAGLLRAHGTVAFATIGDPNVYSTFTYLAQTVGELVPGTLVETVPGITAMQDLAARSGAVLTEGTEPLTLVPVTAGAAVLKDALNGPGTVVAYKFGRQAAEVAEALRETGRLDDAVWGSALGLPEESVRAAAELDGAPLPYLSTLIAPARREGGRGGKL, encoded by the coding sequence ATGAGCAGCAGGCTGGTCGGAGTGGGGGTCGGGCCCGGGGACCCCGAGCTGGTGACCGTCAAGGGCGTCAACGCGCTGCGCGCCGCAGACGTCGTCGTCGTCCCCGTCATGGACACCGGGGAGCGGGGGCGGGCCGAGGCGACCGTGCTGCACTACGCACCCGCCGAGAAGGTCGTCCGCGTCGTGTTCGCGCTGAACGAGCGCACCGACCGGGCCCGCCGCGAGGCGGCCTGGGACGCGGCCGGGCAGCGGGTGGCCGGGCTCCTGCGGGCGCACGGCACCGTGGCCTTCGCGACCATCGGCGACCCCAACGTGTACTCGACCTTCACGTACCTTGCGCAGACCGTCGGCGAGCTGGTGCCCGGCACCCTCGTGGAGACCGTGCCGGGCATCACCGCCATGCAGGACCTCGCGGCCCGGTCGGGTGCCGTGCTGACCGAGGGCACCGAGCCGCTGACGCTGGTGCCGGTGACCGCGGGGGCCGCCGTGCTCAAGGACGCGCTGAACGGGCCCGGCACGGTCGTCGCCTACAAGTTCGGCCGGCAGGCCGCCGAGGTCGCCGAGGCGCTGCGGGAGACCGGGCGGCTGGACGACGCGGTGTGGGGGTCGGCGCTGGGACTGCCGGAGGAGTCCGTGCGGGCGGCGGCGGAACTGGACGGCGCCCCGCTGCCCTACCTGTCGACGCTCATCGCTCCCGCCCGGCGCGAGGGCGGCCGGGGCGGGAAGCTGTGA
- the cobM gene encoding precorrin-4 C(11)-methyltransferase, giving the protein MASEASVTPEVSPASPAGEPTGKVTFVGAGPGAADLLTFRAARAIAEADVVIWAASLVQEEVLRHARQDAEILDSATMSLEDVVAVYRRARAEGLRVARIHSGDPALWGGTQEQLDRCAEIGIATEVVPGVSAFSAVAALAQRELTIPEVAQSVVLTRLGGGKTPMPPGEEVREFAKHGTTMAVFLSAARSGQLVRELLEGGYPTETPVVVAYQATWPEELVVRCTIGTLEETVKEHKLWKHTLFLVGPALDAHGTRSHLYHPGHFHGYRKADPEARRELRRRGAGT; this is encoded by the coding sequence ATGGCTTCCGAGGCCTCCGTGACTCCCGAGGTGTCCCCCGCTTCCCCGGCCGGGGAGCCCACCGGCAAGGTGACCTTCGTCGGTGCCGGCCCCGGCGCCGCCGACCTGCTGACGTTCCGCGCCGCGCGGGCCATCGCCGAGGCCGACGTCGTGATCTGGGCGGCCAGCCTGGTCCAGGAGGAGGTGCTCCGGCACGCGCGTCAGGACGCGGAGATCCTGGACTCGGCGACGATGTCGCTGGAGGACGTCGTCGCCGTCTACCGGCGGGCCCGTGCGGAAGGGCTGCGGGTCGCCCGCATCCACTCCGGCGACCCTGCCCTGTGGGGCGGGACGCAGGAGCAGCTCGACCGGTGCGCGGAGATCGGCATCGCGACCGAGGTCGTGCCCGGCGTCTCCGCGTTCTCCGCGGTGGCCGCGCTCGCGCAGCGGGAGCTGACCATTCCGGAGGTCGCGCAGTCCGTCGTCCTGACGCGGCTCGGCGGCGGCAAGACGCCCATGCCGCCCGGGGAGGAGGTCCGCGAGTTCGCCAAGCACGGCACCACCATGGCGGTCTTCCTGTCGGCGGCCCGCAGCGGCCAGCTGGTGCGCGAGCTGCTGGAGGGCGGCTACCCGACCGAGACGCCGGTCGTCGTCGCCTACCAGGCCACCTGGCCGGAGGAGCTGGTCGTGCGGTGCACGATCGGCACGCTGGAGGAGACGGTCAAGGAGCACAAGCTCTGGAAGCACACCCTGTTCCTGGTCGGCCCGGCCCTGGACGCGCACGGCACCCGCTCGCACCTGTACCACCCGGGGCACTTCCACGGCTATCGCAAGGCCGACCCCGAGGCGCGCAGGGAGCTGCGCAGGCGGGGTGCCGGCACGTGA
- a CDS encoding cobyrinate a,c-diamide synthase → MTSSSSASSSVPRLVIAAPSSGSGKTTVATGLMAALTARGLAVSPHKVGPDYIDPGYHSLATGRAGRNLDAYLCGPELVGPLFLHGARGCDIAVVEGVMGLYDGAAGEGELASTAQIAKVLRAPVVLVVDASSQSRSVAALVHGFASWDPEVRIGGVILNKVGSDRHEALLREALDAVGVPVLGVLRRAPQVSTPSRHLGLVPVAERGAEAVDAVAAMAAQVSDGCDLEALVALARAAGPLPGGVAPWTPEPTHGPARSDRKSPPRVAIAGGAAFTFSYAEHAELLAAAGAEVVTFDPLRDEELPEATAGLVVGGGFPEVYAAELSANEPLRRAVAALALSGAPVAAECAGLLYLCRELDGAPMCGVLDASARMSGRLTLGYRDAVAVSDSALAVAGTRMRGHEFHRTVVEPGAGAAAAWGMRAPERRVEGFVERGVHASYLHTHWASEPGVARRFVERCRTS, encoded by the coding sequence GTGACCTCGTCCTCGTCCGCTTCGTCGTCCGTGCCCCGGCTGGTCATCGCCGCGCCCTCCTCGGGCAGCGGCAAGACCACCGTCGCCACCGGGCTGATGGCCGCGCTCACGGCGCGGGGGCTCGCCGTGTCGCCGCACAAGGTCGGGCCCGACTACATCGACCCCGGGTACCACTCCCTGGCCACCGGCCGGGCGGGGCGCAACCTCGACGCCTACCTGTGCGGGCCCGAGCTGGTCGGGCCGCTGTTCCTGCACGGGGCGCGCGGGTGCGACATCGCCGTGGTCGAGGGCGTGATGGGGCTGTACGACGGGGCCGCGGGCGAAGGCGAGCTGGCGTCCACCGCGCAGATCGCGAAGGTGCTGCGGGCGCCGGTCGTGCTGGTCGTGGACGCGTCGTCGCAGTCGCGGTCGGTGGCGGCCCTGGTGCACGGGTTCGCGTCCTGGGACCCGGAGGTGCGGATCGGGGGCGTGATCCTGAACAAGGTGGGGTCGGACCGGCACGAGGCGTTGCTGCGGGAGGCGCTCGACGCCGTCGGGGTGCCGGTGCTGGGGGTGCTGCGGCGGGCGCCGCAGGTCTCCACCCCGTCGCGGCATCTGGGACTGGTGCCGGTCGCCGAGCGGGGGGCGGAGGCGGTCGACGCCGTGGCGGCGATGGCGGCGCAGGTCTCCGACGGTTGTGATCTGGAGGCGTTGGTCGCGTTGGCGCGGGCTGCCGGGCCGTTGCCGGGGGGCGTGGCCCCCTGGACCCCCGAGCCCACCCACGGCCCGGCTCGGTCGGACCGGAAGTCACCACCGCGCGTCGCGATCGCCGGTGGTGCGGCCTTCACGTTCTCCTACGCCGAGCACGCCGAACTGCTCGCCGCCGCCGGGGCCGAGGTCGTCACCTTCGACCCGCTGCGGGACGAGGAACTCCCCGAGGCGACCGCCGGGCTGGTCGTCGGCGGCGGGTTCCCCGAGGTGTACGCCGCCGAGCTGTCGGCCAACGAGCCGCTGCGCAGGGCCGTCGCCGCACTCGCGCTGAGCGGCGCCCCCGTCGCCGCCGAGTGCGCGGGGCTGCTGTACCTGTGCCGGGAGCTGGACGGGGCGCCCATGTGCGGGGTGCTGGACGCCTCCGCGCGGATGTCCGGGCGGCTGACGCTGGGCTACCGGGACGCCGTGGCCGTCAGCGACAGCGCGCTGGCCGTCGCGGGGACGCGGATGCGGGGCCACGAGTTCCACCGGACGGTCGTGGAGCCGGGGGCCGGGGCGGCCGCGGCGTGGGGGATGCGGGCGCCCGAGCGGCGCGTCGAGGGATTCGTGGAACGCGGTGTGCACGCGAGCTATCTGCACACGCACTGGGCGTCCGAGCCCGGTGTCGCCCGTCGGTTCGTGGAGAGGTGCCGGACGTCATGA
- a CDS encoding bifunctional cobalt-precorrin-7 (C(5))-methyltransferase/cobalt-precorrin-6B (C(15))-methyltransferase has product MITVVGMGAGEPPADAVGADAALVVGGRRHLDAVRLPRGAERVVLGALAPALDTVAEYVAAGRPVTVLASGDPGFFGIVRALAERFGPERLDVRPGVPSVAAAFARAGLPWDDAVVASAHGRDLRTAVNVCRAHPKVAVLTGPGAGPAELGAALGGDERVLVVATALGSARERVERVTPAEAAGRDWGAAVSVVLCLDEARALGPVRTIAGARPGTTGRVRTVPVGPDVPAGPVRGAAPDGWAGWALDETDFAHRDSMITKFEVRALALARLGPRPGDLVWDVGAGSGSVAVECARLGAAVDAVEKTPDGVERIRANAAAHGVDVRVVHGTAPGALSDLEDPDAVFVGGGGRELPAIVAACARRTRRAVVVALAALDRVPAARRALLDAGLECDGVLLQSSRLAPLPGDVTRLAAANPVFLLWGVRPHSRTEGVAP; this is encoded by the coding sequence GTGATCACGGTGGTGGGCATGGGGGCCGGCGAGCCACCCGCCGACGCCGTCGGCGCCGACGCCGCGCTGGTGGTCGGCGGGCGGCGCCATCTGGACGCCGTACGGCTGCCGCGGGGGGCCGAGCGGGTCGTCCTCGGGGCGCTGGCGCCGGCCCTCGACACGGTCGCGGAGTACGTCGCGGCGGGGCGGCCGGTGACCGTACTGGCCTCCGGTGACCCGGGGTTCTTCGGCATCGTGCGGGCGCTGGCCGAGCGGTTCGGGCCCGAGCGGCTCGACGTCCGGCCCGGTGTCCCGTCCGTCGCCGCCGCGTTCGCGCGGGCCGGACTGCCGTGGGACGACGCCGTGGTGGCCAGCGCGCACGGGCGGGACCTGCGGACGGCGGTCAACGTGTGCCGGGCGCACCCGAAGGTCGCCGTGCTGACCGGGCCCGGGGCGGGTCCGGCGGAGCTGGGCGCCGCGCTGGGGGGCGACGAGCGGGTCCTGGTCGTCGCCACCGCGCTGGGCTCCGCCCGGGAGCGCGTGGAGCGGGTGACGCCCGCCGAGGCCGCCGGCCGGGACTGGGGGGCGGCGGTGAGCGTGGTGCTGTGCCTGGACGAGGCGCGGGCGCTGGGGCCGGTGCGGACCATCGCCGGGGCGCGGCCGGGGACCACGGGACGGGTACGGACCGTTCCGGTGGGACCGGACGTACCCGCCGGACCGGTCCGCGGGGCCGCGCCGGACGGGTGGGCCGGCTGGGCACTGGACGAGACGGACTTCGCCCACCGCGACTCGATGATCACCAAGTTCGAGGTGCGGGCGCTGGCGCTGGCCCGGCTCGGGCCGCGCCCCGGTGACCTGGTGTGGGACGTCGGGGCCGGCTCGGGGTCCGTGGCCGTGGAGTGCGCGCGGCTGGGCGCCGCCGTCGACGCCGTGGAGAAGACGCCGGACGGTGTCGAGCGGATCCGCGCCAACGCCGCCGCACACGGCGTCGACGTCCGCGTGGTGCACGGCACGGCGCCCGGGGCGCTGTCGGACCTGGAGGACCCCGACGCCGTGTTCGTCGGCGGTGGCGGGCGCGAACTGCCCGCGATCGTCGCGGCGTGCGCCCGGCGCACCCGGCGCGCCGTGGTCGTCGCCCTGGCCGCGCTGGACCGGGTGCCGGCGGCGCGCCGGGCACTGCTCGACGCCGGGCTGGAGTGCGACGGGGTGCTGTTGCAGTCGTCCCGGCTCGCCCCGCTGCCGGGGGACGTGACCCGGCTCGCGGCGGCCAATCCCGTGTTCCTGCTGTGGGGCGTCAGGCCGCACAGCCGTACCGAAGGAGTTGCCCCTTGA